One window from the genome of Diospyros lotus cultivar Yz01 chromosome 11, ASM1463336v1, whole genome shotgun sequence encodes:
- the LOC127812861 gene encoding thaumatin-like protein 1 encodes MRSFAFLLPLLVTFCMVAPRSDAATFDILNKCTYTVWAAANAPSYQGGGKRLDPGQSWNINVPPGTVQARIWGRTNCNFDGNGQGSCKTGNCDGGLKCKGYGSPPNTLAEFALNRPNNLDFVDISNVDGFNIPMEFSPVKAGTCKDLRCTADIVRQCPAELKAPGGCNNPCTVYKTNKYCCTNGQGSCGPTPLSKFFKERCPDAYSYPQDDPTSLFTCPAGTNYKVIFCP; translated from the coding sequence ATGAGGAGTTTCGCCTTCTTGTTGCCGCTTCTCGTCACCTTCTGCATGGTGGCGCCTCGTTCCGACGCCGCCACCTTCGACATCCTAAACAAATGCACCTACACAGTCTGGGCCGCCGCCAACGCCCCCTCCTACCAAGGCGGAGGCAAGCGGCTCGACCCCGGCCAGTCATGGAACATCAACGTTCCCCCCGGCACCGTCCAAGCCCGCATCTGGGGCCGCACCAACTGCAACTTCGACGGCAACGGCCAGGGCAGCTGCAAGACCGGCAACTGCGACGGCGGCCTCAAATGCAAAGGCTACGGCAGCCCGCCCAACACCCTCGCCGAGTTCGCCCTCAACCGACCTAACAACCTCGACTTCGTCGACATCTCCAACGTTGACGGATTCAACATCCCGATGGAATTCAGCCCCGTCAAAGCCGGCACCTGCAAGGATCTCCGGTGCACAGCCGACATTGTCCGCCAGTGCCCGGCGGAGCTGAAGGCTCCCGGTGGCTGCAACAACCCCTGCACGGTGTACAAGACCAATAAGTATTGCTGCACCAACGGGCAGGGGAGCTGCGGCCCGACGCCGTTGTCGAAGTTCTTCAAGGAACGGTGCCCAGATGCTTACAGCTACCCGCAGGACGACCCGACGAGCTTGTTCACTTGCCCGGCTGGGACCAACTACAAGGTCATCTTCTGCCCGTGA
- the LOC127813424 gene encoding elicitor-responsive protein 3-like — protein MANAGHGCEPEWNETFLFTLSDGTSELSIKIMDSDSGSEDDFVGKAIIPLEPVFTEGSIPKTSYNVVKSEEYCGEIRVGLNFTPEELTTEEENHGGWKESSY, from the exons ATGGCTAATGCAGGACATGGGTGTGAGCCGGAATGGAATGAGACCTTTTTGTTCACCCTATCAGATGGCACTTCAGAACTTTCGATCAAAATTATGGACAGTGATAGTGGTTCAGAAGATGATTTTGTGGGCAAGGCAAT AATTCCACTTGAGCCAGTGTTTACAGAAGGAAGCATCCCTAAAACATCATACAATGTGGTTAAAAGTGAAGAATATTGTGGCGAAATTAGAGTTGGGCTCAATTTCACCCCTGAG GAGTTGACTACGGAAGAGGAAAACCATGGTGGATGGAAGGAGTCTTCATATTGA